A stretch of DNA from Kazachstania africana CBS 2517 chromosome 3, complete genome:
aaaatattgaatataacCAAAAgtttaatatataaaaaatatgtatCAATACGATTATTTGTAGTAGAAATTCGATGTTAACGAGACTAATTCATTGAAGTCATAGTactcatcatcatcatcatcatcatcatcatcatcatcatcatcatcatcattgcCATTACCATTGTCCACCTTGTTTGCTGCATCGGAGTCATCTTTATCAGCTGACTGTTTTGCAGCAGAAAATGAACTcgattcattgaaaatggaaTCCAGCTCGAAATTCAGATTAACCATTTGTACATTCCTTCTCACATCAAATAGAGTCTCAATCTGTTGTCTTGTGTCTTCCGTTATGTTTTCTTATCACTGATAGGAGATATCAACTGTAGTCCATCGAGCCATAAAAATTTGGCTTCCTTTGTGTCAAGGTACAGTGTCAATATTGGCTTCTTATACTTATCCAGTAGCTTCACTTCTGTGTATATATTTCTGTGAGATAGATTAatcattttgaatgatgCCGATGATCTATCCATGACAGATATATCTTTATGTTCGAAAAAGGCAATGGTCTTCAAAGGTATAACGATCGTTGGTGTCAAATCCTTTGAGCCACTATTACTCGTTTGGGGggcaaatattttatttcctTCGACTATGGGATATTCTTCTCGTTTCATATCAAACTCTCGCACAAGTAAATTTGCATGATTATCGGAAACAATTATGAAGTACACTTTTGGAGCCTTTATCATTGGATCTAAAGGGTTTTCAGAGTATGTCCATGTTCCTTTTTGTAATTGCAATAACCTCTGGTGTCTTACATAGTCATGAACTTGACCATTCAAGAATGTATTAAACTCAGAAATTTGGCTCGACCATTTTTGATTGTGAAGATTCTTCACTTTATCCAACTGGTATTGTCTGGCAACCTTGTAATCAATTGATTCTAAAAAGTCCACAGAGAACTCAAACAGAACATCCAAAGGTTGTCCAGCCATTTTTTCCGATAGTATGTTATCTAGTTGTTCTAAAGTTGAAGGTATCAGCCTAGAGAGAGATTCCATATCATTTAAAGATTTCGAACCAGAATCGATCCAAAACCTCAGTTGAATTTTCATCAGAATATAAattaatgatgatttgCCCATAATGAATATTGCCAAAAAGGGCTTTTCCGCAAGTTTGTCTTCATTTTGTCGATAAAATTGTTGTAAATTTTTagttatttcaaatatcgTGTGGTATAAAGGGAATGCTGAATCACCAAAAAGTAAATGCTCCATGAATGTTTTCTTAAAGGATAGATCAGGATCCCTAAGAAAGAATAATACATCAGTGGCTTCAAGTAAATTTAGATCTTGAAAAACGTTATATTCTTGGTTGCTTTCGAAGAATTTTTGCCTGAGATCATCATTATTGGTAACTAAGCCATCGTTTTCCTCTTTGAGCATACGTAAAATCTGTGGGAACTCCTTAATGCTAGTAGATAACATATATTTGTAACATTGCACAACACTTGGCAGAAGCCTTTCAATCATAATAGCCTTGATTATCTCATCACCAGATTGTAAAAATATCTGTGAGATAACCCTGGGGAAGTCATTGAGTAACAGTGTGATCCAAAGCGATATTTTCAGTTTAGCGAGCCTTGCTTCATCTGTATCCACCAGTGAATTTAAACCATCACACATACTTGCAGTGCATTGAAATCCCTTTCTCAACGAAGGGTCGTCAAATGATACCACTTGAAAGAAATGTATCATTCTTTTCATAAAAATATCgtttttattcaaatattcatagaaagaaataagTGGTTCCTTGAATTTATTAACGTGCAAACAAAAATGTCTGAAGATGGGTGCAAATATCGGAACAATAGCTTCAAAGCCTAGTTCAGTCACTAATCTCTTACAACTCTCCCAAAATCGTGAATCTCCTGCCACTCTACCGCATAAAACATCTTTATCACAATATACCGCAAACCCTCTTAGTAGAGTCTGAAACTCATTGAGATCAATACTGATTTCCTTCTTGAAAAGCACATTAGAACAGTGGGCCGATTCCTGTGGGGTCAAATAATCTGAATCAAACGGTAATCTTATcttattttgaagaatcttGGCCACCTCGTTGAACTCAGGATCATCATAATTCgaatatattgataatgatgagaTCGAGTCCATCCTGGCTTCTTATGAAAACAAATGTGCACTCGTAAACACAAATCAGATATAAAGATCAGCCTCGTATTTGGATGGATGCTGCCGAACTCTAGAGCTATTGGATCAAATTTGGCGGACCTTCCGTACGTTTATCGATATTCGACTGAAGACTTTTAAATTTCTGTTACGGAATTCTCAATATAACATGAAAAAAAGCTATATTGATATTACTACATAAAATGAAAAGCACCTCAAAGAATTCAAGCATAAAACCGTCTAACATTCAGGGCAGAGTGTTATTTAATAATTGGGAGACTAGAAAGTATAACTTTGGCCTTTTATTCTACAAGAAACAGCTTTCTTAAGATGCTAAATGATTCAGAAATACAGAAATTGTCCTCAATTCTGAATGGTGGAGATCGGGCGCAATTTACACTAGAGGACTATATGAGAACGATAGTGGACAGCTATCTTAAATCTGACAGCAATATTTCTACTGTTGCTGAAAATTTGAGCAGCAATAGTGAACTATGGAGCCGATACTACAATTCTATGAATCACATTAAGTATGGATCACCGTGGTCTTTTACAAAAGGGTTTATACTAGGCCAGTTCAGTGTTATACTTATTATGGTATTTGtcataaaatatttcttcttcactgAATACCCCTCCGAGAATGAGACGTCACATCCATTGTCTGCAAGCTCCATGAATCTTAAGACAAGAATAGAAACCTCAACGGCCACTGGCTCTCAATTTCTGTCGACTATTCTAAAGAGAGATACATCAGGAAACTCAGAAACAGGGCTGCCATCAGAGGACAAAGAATTTGAGCGCTCACGCCAGATAAACAATATACTCGAAAAAACATACTATGATGTCGAAACACATGAGCCGGAATCATTGGACTGGTTCAATGTGTTAATTGCACAGGCAATCCAGCAGTTTCGGGAGGAGGCCTGGACAAAAAATAACATTCTGAACTCTctcaatgattttattgGCAAGAATTCGTTTAATGCACCAAATTACATTGatacaataaatattaCAGAATTAGATATAGGTGAAAAATTCccaattttttccaattgcaaaattaaatatgaaaaaaagaagctaGAAGCCATAATAGATATCGAATTGAATGATAGAATTGCTCTCGGTGTCGACACGAGGCTCCTAATAAATTTTCCCAAGCCCGCAACTGCTGTTTTACCTATAAGTCTTACAGTTGCCGTAGTGAAATTTTGTAGTCGCTTGACAGTATCATTGACAAAGGCCAACGAATTTGTGCATACTAACAATTCCAACGGGACAAGTGagaatgatgaagaaacagAAGAAGACGACAATGGTTactttttaatattttcattttctccCGAATATGAGCTTAAATTTGATACTAAATCGTTGATCGGAGCAAAATCAAAGATAGAGAATATCCCCAAAATAGCAACTTTGATAGAGCATCAAATTAACAAGTGGTTCCTCGAAAGGTGTGTGGAACcaagatttcaatttatcaaacTACCTAGTATTTGGCCCAGGAGCAGAAAtacaagagaagaaaaaccTTCTACTTCAGATGAAGAACCCAGTTTACCACATATATAAGATGAAGTTTGGTGAAACAcctattttctttcattcttgTAAATAAACACTCCCTGTCGTATCAATGGAGTAAACATCGAGGTCGCAAATAAGACCAAAGTTCCTTTCTAAATATCTACGTTCTGCATCAGCTATACCTTTATTGTCATAAGGTAACCAGATCCtcttataatttttattgaaatcagCCTTAGGAAACACAAACTCCGAAAGCTGATTCGTCTTTTCAACATGCTTACCAGAATAATTTGTTTTTGGTAGATCTGGGCATAATGGAACATATTTTATCCTCCTCATATATATTCTGGATATTTTAAAATGTGCTATTATAGTGAAGCCTGAAATAATGATCATACATGATGAGAGTTCATACCGATTTGAAAGTGCAAAGAGCCCCAAAAGGCAAAATTCCATAAAATAGACTCCGGCATATAACTGTAGCAATGATTGTGGATAAAGCTTCCCAAAGGTTTCcgatttattttctttgttgaactgatattcaaatagatatttgaaagaaaagtaaaCCAGTATAAATGAAATACAACAGAGTGGTAATATCAAAGGGGATATCAAGCTATACACGATGCCAATACACCcaaaaactgaaaataaaggaTAGATTGACCCCCATTGAAATGTTAGTGAGTTGGAAAGTCGTTTAAAACGCTTATGTGGAGTGTATATGAATGGCTTGTAATAGAACAGCTCTAACAGCAATTCTTTGACTCTTATGAGGTTACCTCCCGAATATGCAAAACCTCTTATAAGAATAAATGAGCAAAAAAAGTTCGAGCTTTTCGGCAGCTCATGTGCCAGCAATGTAGGAATATATGTGGGATTATTAActattctttcaatgacaaATGAAATACCTGAAGAAACAGTAACAACTAAAAATAGCTGTACAAAcaagaaaacaaagaacCAATTTTGTGTATCCTTCTCAATCTCTGCCCCAGTTCTGCAGCCTCTCAAGTAACTAAGCAATCGAAAGAAGTAAGGAGCACATTCAGTTAAAAATACTAATGTAATAACTGGGAAGACACTAGCTATCATATCACTTAATATCTCAGAATTTGATTCTAAAATGCTAGGTACAAGGAATTTGGTCACCAAATATGGTATCTGTGATATGGCACCAATTATAGCAACAGGTATAACCCAACCAacgataatgaaaatgctTATTGTTCCAGCCATAATTGACCTAAGGATCAATAGCATGGGTGCTGTGACAGTTAAATTAGACCACATGATATCACGAGGATTTGGTCCCACTaaagatgattttaaaCGTCCATTGTTTTTTCCCAAATAAAACTGCCCATAAATATGTGCTGTAATACTAGAATCAAAGCTAATAAAAGCCTTATTGTAGAAATATTTAGGAGATTGATAGTCCTTTTTGGATTGCAGtgtcaaaatatttttcctttcatTGAGCCTTTTTACgataatttgatatttgttCACGGTTTTTTCTAATGATAAGTATCTGTTTTTTAAGTAACTGCTACTACTTATTTTAATGAACGGAATATTTATGCCATATACTCTAACCCACTTCACAATGAAGCTAAAGGTGACGCGGTTTGTAATAGTTTTGAGGAAGAATATGTACTTGTTAATATAAAACCCTATCATATTTTTGTAGGCcttccaaatttcaaaCACATGATTTGTGGACAGTATATGCAGTGGCATAGTGAACCCATAGTCATAGAATTTTTGtgaaatgatttcaaatacaattttttctagtttttcttctaattgtCTCATTTTACTCCACTGACTGTAAAACCTTTTGTATTCCCTTGGAATGAATGTCACATCATTGGCTTCTCCAATtagtttgaatttttcagccAAAACAGTTTTATGTCTGTCCACCTTCTCAAGGAATAGGACATTTTGGTATCTGGCTGCTTTAGTGATGTCATTAGATAAGTCAGCTATAAATCGAAGCTCTGACACTAACATGAGATGAAACCAACATATAACAAATACGCACAAAACTAAAtgtattattaaatttttagagCTAATATTTGACATATTGAACTTATCCAGTGACTGTGACTTGGTTTGGGAGAAAAAATGTATTGGTAGTAGAATGGGAAGATTGAGCATTGATATtgtgaaaaagaaaaagattagAAATCTCAAAAACCTCATAAAAAGATATGCATCTAAACccaatttatctttatattGGTCTATGTTTTGATCCCAAATATGAGATAGCCAGCAACCACGAAATCGTTTCGGACTTAGAATTCTGTTAGCTTGATATAAAGATTTTAGTTTTATTCTTAAAACTGAGAAGAGAATCAATTGGAATACGAAATAAACTAAAGAAACTAGTAGCCCATAAAGAAACCTTTGCCATGATATACCGGCATGTCTATGTGCGGAGCCATTTCTTGCACTTGCTAGTATTTTTCTGATGATGGTATTAGTGACATTTCCAGCCGTACTGGTGGAGTTAGAGTTTTCTtttactttgaaaattaGTAACGATGTTCCATTATTGATCTCTATTATGGAATTAAAATAGCTATTCAAACTATGAAGAAATTCAGATGACATCTGTAGTACACATTacatttttataaattgtGAAGGTTTCTCATAGTTTTAGTTGATAAAATTCCATGATAAAGTCAAAGCCTATGATGCTTTGTGTCACAAGGATATTTAAGTTATTTATTGACATCGCTCGAGAAAAAGTATTTCCTATTTATAAACTGGCTCAAAATGTCACACACAACTCGTAGTCTTGGTAATTGAAACCTGGCTCAGTGGCCGGTCAATCCTGGTTCACTTGATCAAACTGTCACCTTCATCTTTGGCCGGATGGCAGAGCTGtcattacaaaaaaattcaacgTAAAATCTTATCGAGCATCACTTTGTTGGTGCTTTATACATTTCAACTCTTATATATTAGGCTAAGACAATAACCGGCAACGAAGGTGTATTCATTATTCTTAAAGTGACAATATGTAAGTTTAATAATCTCgtcaaaattcaagaaaaatttcaactaAGCTGAAGAGAATAATGGAAGTGATCGTAGTTTACACATCTATGCTTACTGCTGATTTAGATAAAGGTACAAAATAGGTTATGATCAGAAAATCTGCGTTTGTGATCAGTTCAGTTACAAGTTGGTTGTCGTTTAAGTTGTTACGAATAATTAACGAAATTCTTTTTCCTGTGTACGCCGTTAAGATTAAattataatatttcttATATTTTACATATGCACTAATGAAGTTCGTTTATTTATCTGACAAGCCGCAAGATGGCATATAATTCATCTTCTACCACccttttttccttttccttttccttttccCATAGAAgacttcatttttttcatcgtTCTTTCTTGGTCAGTCTTACGATCACTCTGTGTCTTTTTATATGATCTTGGCATGCTTTCTAACTCCtcttctctctttctttttttactaTTTGCGGTTTTCTTAGTCTTTGCTAAAGCACCAATAACTTTagaattcttcttttcagaTTCAGTTTGGAACCATGTTCTTCTTGGTCTAGATTGAATCTCATCTTTGTATTTCAACATATTTTGacctttcttcaattgcATCTCTGCTCttataatttctttttcttgcttttcTTCCACTAGAATGTCATCAACGGTgtctatatttttttcgaCAACCTTATTTGTCTCTTCAACTTGATTCCAATCAACATTTCTACCAAGAGCTCTACCTGTATGACCATTCTTTGGTACTTTATTCGTGTCTTCAACACTTTTGATAGCATCTCTCACAATAGCTCTCTCTTGAGATGATTCTCCCACAAATGTGACTGAACGACCTTCTCTTCCGGCTCTTGCGGTACGACCAACTCtatgtaaataaatttcataGGATTTTGGCATATCATAATTTatgacaatttcaatttttggaatatctAAACCTCTTGAAGCTAAATCTGTACAGATTAAAACTGGAACATCTAAgcttttgaatttattgacaGAATCCAGACGTTGTTCTTGCGACAAGGAACCATGAAGTTCAGCAACTCCCATACCTAGCAAACCTAGTATAATTCTTAATCTATGTGCgacttcttttcttgaaacaaaaacaacaaTTCTCTTTTGACCCGTACTATCCAACTTTCTGATTAAATTGTATAGTAGGGCAGGCTTCAAATGATCTCTTTTACGAATACGAACGAATTCTTGGACCAATCTATCTGCAGCTTGTTTTGGAGGGTCAATCATGATTCTGACTggttttttcaatgaaagtGAGACAAGTTGtttaattttggaattcaTTGTAgcagaaaataataagTTTTGTCTTCTGGTAGGTAATAATGTCATAATTTCACTTAATTCATCTTGGAAACCTTCTTCTAACATTCTATCGGCTTCATCAAGAACTAAAATTTCTACTCTATCAACGCTGAAACTTGCGGAATTACGAACATGATCAATGAATCTACCTGGAGTAGCAATGACGATATCAGGTctagatttcaaaatttgttcCTGCTGTCTTAAGTTCAAACCACCAACAGCCAAACCAAATGTTAGCCCATTTACGAAATGaccaattttctttgcaaCATCGGAAATTTGGATAGCTAATTCACGAGTAGGCGTTAAGATAACAACTCTTGTCGAGGCCACTTTGGCAGGCTTGTAAAGTAAACGTTCAATAATTGGAATCATAAAGGCTGCAGTCTTACCAGAACCAGTGACGGCACCTGCCACGATATCTTTACCTAAAAGAGCAATTGGGATAGTTGCACTTTGAATTGGAGATGGTTTTGTGAAACCGAGACTACTCAAACCTTTCAAGACTGGACGTGATAAGTTTAGAGTGTTGAAAGTTGTATGAGTTTGTTTCTTAGCAtcttctgcttcttcttctggaGCAAAATATTCTGCAACAGCTTCTGCAGAAtcagtttctttttcttcgtcTCCAGAaagttcttcttcttctgattCTTCCTCTACAACTTC
This window harbors:
- the LMO1 gene encoding Lmo1p (similar to Saccharomyces cerevisiae YLL007C; ancestral locus Anc_5.209) gives rise to the protein MDSISSLSIYSNYDDPEFNEVAKILQNKIRLPFDSDYLTPQESAHCSNVLFKKEISIDLNEFQTLLRGFAVYCDKDVLCGRVAGDSRFWESCKRLVTELGFEAIVPIFAPIFRHFCLHVNKFKEPLISFYEYLNKNDIFMKRMIHFFQVVSFDDPSLRKGFQCTASMCDGLNSLVDTDEARLAKLKISLWITLLLNDFPRVISQIFLQSGDEIIKAIMIERLLPSVVQCYKYMLSTSIKEFPQILRMLKEENDGLVTNNDDLRQKFFESNQEYNVFQDLNLLEATDVLFFLRDPDLSFKKTFMEHLLFGDSAFPLYHTIFEITKNLQQFYRQNEDKLAEKPFLAIFIMGKSSLIYILMKIQLRFWIDSGSKSLNDMESLSRLIPSTLEQLDNILSEKMAGQPLDVLFEFSVDFLESIDYKVARQYQLDKVKNLHNQKWSSQISEFNTFLNGQVHDYVRHQRLLQLQKGTWTYSENPLDPMIKAPKVYFIIVSDNHANLLVREFDMKREEYPIVEGNKIFAPQTSNSGSKDLTPTIVIPLKTIAFFEHKDISVMDRSSASFKMINLSHRNIYTEVKLLDKYKKPILTLYLDTKEAKFLWLDGLQLISPISDKKT
- the MMM1 gene encoding ERMES complex subunit MMM1 (similar to Saccharomyces cerevisiae MMM1 (YLL006W); ancestral locus Anc_5.210), which produces MLNDSEIQKLSSILNGGDRAQFTLEDYMRTIVDSYLKSDSNISTVAENLSSNSELWSRYYNSMNHIKYGSPWSFTKGFILGQFSVILIMVFVIKYFFFTEYPSENETSHPLSASSMNLKTRIETSTATGSQFLSTILKRDTSGNSETGLPSEDKEFERSRQINNILEKTYYDVETHEPESLDWFNVLIAQAIQQFREEAWTKNNILNSLNDFIGKNSFNAPNYIDTINITELDIGEKFPIFSNCKIKYEKKKLEAIIDIELNDRIALGVDTRLLINFPKPATAVLPISLTVAVVKFCSRLTVSLTKANEFVHTNNSNGTSENDEETEEDDNGYFLIFSFSPEYELKFDTKSLIGAKSKIENIPKIATLIEHQINKWFLERCVEPRFQFIKLPSIWPRSRNTREEKPSTSDEEPSLPHI
- the SPO75 gene encoding Spo75p (similar to Saccharomyces cerevisiae SPO75 (YLL005C); ancestral locus Anc_5.211); the protein is MSSEFLHSLNSYFNSIIEINNGTSLLIFKVKENSNSTSTAGNVTNTIIRKILASARNGSAHRHAGISWQRFLYGLLVSLVYFVFQLILFSVLRIKLKSLYQANRILSPKRFRGCWLSHIWDQNIDQYKDKLGLDAYLFMRFLRFLIFFFFTISMLNLPILLPIHFFSQTKSQSLDKFNMSNISSKNLIIHLVLCVFVICWFHLMLVSELRFIADLSNDITKAARYQNVLFLEKVDRHKTVLAEKFKLIGEANDVTFIPREYKRFYSQWSKMRQLEEKLEKIVFEIISQKFYDYGFTMPLHILSTNHVFEIWKAYKNMIGFYINKYIFFLKTITNRVTFSFIVKWVRVYGINIPFIKISSSSYLKNRYLSLEKTVNKYQIIVKRLNERKNILTLQSKKDYQSPKYFYNKAFISFDSSITAHIYGQFYLGKNNGRLKSSLVGPNPRDIMWSNLTVTAPMLLILRSIMAGTISIFIIVGWVIPVAIIGAISQIPYLVTKFLVPSILESNSEILSDMIASVFPVITLVFLTECAPYFFRLLSYLRGCRTGAEIEKDTQNWFFVFLFVQLFLVVTVSSGISFVIERIVNNPTYIPTLLAHELPKSSNFFCSFILIRGFAYSGGNLIRVKELLLELFYYKPFIYTPHKRFKRLSNSLTFQWGSIYPLFSVFGCIGIVYSLISPLILPLCCISFILVYFSFKYLFEYQFNKENKSETFGKLYPQSLLQLYAGVYFMEFCLLGLFALSNRYELSSCMIIISGFTIIAHFKISRIYMRRIKYVPLCPDLPKTNYSGKHVEKTNQLSEFVFPKADFNKNYKRIWLPYDNKGIADAERRYLERNFGLICDLDVYSIDTTGSVYLQE
- the DRS1 gene encoding putative ATP-dependent RNA helicase (similar to Saccharomyces cerevisiae DRS1 (YLL008W); ancestral locus Anc_5.208), with the translated sequence MVPKLKQGSKIDYLNFVPTISDSEEDIPELDVSDDETVEKIPVKSKKKKSKAKQIEEKAHEDLNENFNFNLDGDDLGTSSNFQGWDFLGDEKKDENAEDIRKDVDLDKIIRRKGGLIQMAHVESSESEEEEEEEEEDDDDELAMDGFGMGATEQNDANKNESSDEEEKEEVVEEESEEEELSGDEEKETDSAEAVAEYFAPEEEAEDAKKQTHTTFNTLNLSRPVLKGLSSLGFTKPSPIQSATIPIALLGKDIVAGAVTGSGKTAAFMIPIIERLLYKPAKVASTRVVILTPTRELAIQISDVAKKIGHFVNGLTFGLAVGGLNLRQQEQILKSRPDIVIATPGRFIDHVRNSASFSVDRVEILVLDEADRMLEEGFQDELSEIMTLLPTRRQNLLFSATMNSKIKQLVSLSLKKPVRIMIDPPKQAADRLVQEFVRIRKRDHLKPALLYNLIRKLDSTGQKRIVVFVSRKEVAHRLRIILGLLGMGVAELHGSLSQEQRLDSVNKFKSLDVPVLICTDLASRGLDIPKIEIVINYDMPKSYEIYLHRVGRTARAGREGRSVTFVGESSQERAIVRDAIKSVEDTNKVPKNGHTGRALGRNVDWNQVEETNKVVEKNIDTVDDILVEEKQEKEIIRAEMQLKKGQNMLKYKDEIQSRPRRTWFQTESEKKNSKVIGALAKTKKTANSKKRKREEELESMPRSYKKTQSDRKTDQERTMKKMKSSMGKGKGKGKKGGRR